A single window of Leeuwenhoekiella sp. MAR_2009_132 DNA harbors:
- a CDS encoding sugar phosphate isomerase/epimerase family protein — translation MMNIKYGASLLSWTTPDWTHESGLYAIEKTAETGFELLEILLPHTADFDAPAVKKHLNKHGISAVCSLNFSVETHLPAHPKQALALIKKSLDRTAALDADFMGGVLHSAIGCFTGNPVTEAEKDTVVNVWGEAALYALERGITIGIEPINRYESYVCNTAENVLELIEKTGMPNLALHLDTFHMNIEEANFKDPILRAGNRLKHLHITESHRGMPGDGTVNWDELFEALNTINFEGNLVLENFSSEVSGMQQAVSLWQKSPFSAQELAEGSLAFMKNKVKQFNI, via the coding sequence ATGATGAATATTAAATATGGAGCCTCGTTACTTTCCTGGACTACTCCAGACTGGACGCACGAATCTGGCTTATATGCTATTGAGAAAACAGCCGAAACTGGTTTTGAACTGCTCGAAATTCTCTTGCCACACACCGCAGATTTTGATGCACCGGCAGTTAAAAAACATTTAAATAAACACGGTATTTCAGCGGTTTGCTCGCTTAATTTTTCCGTAGAAACACATCTACCTGCGCATCCTAAGCAAGCATTAGCACTTATAAAAAAATCATTAGATCGCACAGCGGCTTTAGATGCAGATTTTATGGGTGGTGTATTGCACTCTGCGATAGGTTGTTTTACAGGAAACCCTGTAACAGAAGCAGAGAAAGATACGGTTGTAAATGTATGGGGTGAAGCTGCTTTATATGCATTAGAACGCGGTATTACTATAGGGATAGAACCTATAAACCGCTATGAAAGTTATGTATGCAATACGGCTGAAAATGTATTAGAACTCATTGAAAAAACCGGAATGCCCAATCTGGCTTTACATTTGGATACCTTTCATATGAATATTGAGGAAGCTAATTTTAAAGATCCAATTTTAAGAGCCGGTAATAGATTAAAACACCTGCATATCACAGAAAGTCATCGCGGAATGCCCGGTGATGGAACCGTGAATTGGGATGAGCTATTTGAAGCATTAAATACCATAAACTTTGAAGGCAATCTGGTTTTAGAGAACTTCTCATCAGAAGTATCGGGTATGCAACAAGCTGTTTCCCTGTGGCAAAAATCACCATTTTCTGCTCAGGAGCTTGCTGAGGGAAGTTTAGCATTTATGAAAAACAAAGTAAAACAATTCAATATCTAG
- a CDS encoding OsmC family protein — translation METHYYTVDINWKNDRKGILCSPELNKEKGICIEVATPPEFPKGIPGIWSPEHLFIAAVSGCLMTTFLAIAENSTLEFTSFNCSAKGKLELLEGKLQISEILLKPNVFITNESFRNKALRIVKKAENACLIAHSIKSVISMEVGVHVNPVLIESE, via the coding sequence ATGGAAACGCATTATTACACTGTTGATATAAACTGGAAAAACGACCGTAAGGGAATACTTTGTTCTCCAGAATTGAATAAAGAAAAAGGAATTTGTATTGAAGTAGCAACACCTCCAGAATTTCCAAAAGGTATACCCGGAATTTGGTCTCCAGAGCATTTGTTTATAGCGGCCGTTAGCGGTTGTTTAATGACCACTTTTTTAGCAATTGCCGAGAATTCTACACTTGAGTTTACAAGTTTTAATTGTTCTGCAAAAGGAAAGTTAGAACTCCTGGAGGGCAAGCTGCAAATAAGTGAAATCCTTTTAAAACCTAATGTATTTATTACAAATGAAAGCTTTAGAAATAAGGCACTGCGTATAGTTAAAAAGGCTGAAAATGCCTGTCTAATAGCTCATTCTATAAAATCTGTAATTAGTATGGAAGTAGGTGTGCACGTTAACCCGGTCTTAATTGAAAGCGAATAA
- a CDS encoding LacI family DNA-binding transcriptional regulator — MKRISIKDVAKEAGVSIASVSYVLNDRAEGRIGEDTIKRVQKAVADLNYRPNKIAKSLKTQRTFTLGLIVADISNPYFSELARIIEDEARKIDCTLIIGSCDEDKVKFESLIDTFRERQVDGLIMAPVENSGAYLKRLQKSKIPFVLIDRNMPGVDAPSVEINNYEVSYTATEHLLEQGRRNICFVNYTSKLESLIERERGFKASIEENKEADSKILGIDKDHIDRDIKLGIESILTAESKVDALFFSSNRLAISGLKQLRTLKIPVPEKFAVLAFDETEAYELFSVPISIIRQPLKEIGKLAIATVDNQIRNIETLKEATVLKAELIIKESSMG, encoded by the coding sequence GTGAAGCGTATTTCAATAAAAGATGTTGCCAAAGAAGCAGGTGTTTCCATAGCCTCGGTGTCCTATGTTTTAAATGATAGGGCAGAGGGGCGCATAGGTGAAGATACCATTAAGCGAGTTCAAAAGGCAGTAGCAGATCTGAATTACAGACCTAATAAAATCGCTAAAAGCCTAAAAACGCAACGCACATTTACACTGGGACTTATCGTGGCAGATATTTCAAACCCATATTTCTCAGAATTGGCACGTATAATTGAAGATGAAGCCAGAAAAATAGACTGTACCCTAATTATAGGAAGCTGTGATGAAGATAAGGTAAAGTTTGAGAGTCTTATAGATACATTTAGAGAACGACAGGTAGACGGATTAATCATGGCGCCGGTTGAAAATAGTGGAGCCTATTTAAAAAGATTACAAAAGAGTAAAATACCATTTGTTCTTATTGATAGAAATATGCCGGGTGTAGATGCCCCTTCGGTAGAAATTAATAATTATGAGGTATCATATACGGCAACAGAACATTTATTAGAACAGGGAAGACGCAATATTTGTTTTGTAAACTATACTTCAAAATTAGAAAGTCTTATAGAACGGGAGAGGGGATTTAAAGCTTCGATAGAAGAAAATAAAGAAGCAGATTCTAAAATTTTAGGAATTGATAAAGACCACATAGATCGGGATATTAAACTGGGGATTGAATCTATTTTAACTGCCGAGAGTAAAGTAGATGCGCTATTTTTTAGTAGTAACAGATTAGCTATTTCAGGACTTAAGCAATTGAGAACACTAAAAATACCAGTTCCTGAAAAATTTGCAGTTTTAGCGTTTGATGAAACTGAGGCTTACGAATTATTTAGTGTACCAATTTCGATAATTCGCCAGCCTTTGAAAGAAATAGGGAAGCTGGCTATAGCAACTGTAGATAATCAAATACGGAATATTGAAACTTTAAAAGAAGCCACAGTTTTAAAGGCAGAGTTAATCATTAAAGAATCAAGTATGGGATAA
- the aroE gene encoding shikimate dehydrogenase, which translates to MNAHDNKAKDFLPQLTGSFAQPAAENPTVAMVEAAYKHHGLYFRYINCEVSPENLETAIQGAKALGWSGFNCSIPHKVAVIKYLDGLGESAKLIGAVNTIVKRDDKWIGENTDGKGFVQALKQIIDPAQKHITLFGAGGAARAVAVELALAGAKTITLVNRSSDRAEEVVTLLNDNTPTQAVYNSWENRYTIDPKTQIVINATSVGLYPNVDQQLNIDFDSIHPNMVVADGIHNPPETHLLKTAKDKGCKTVNGIQMLVNQGVIGIKYWTGVDVDAQVMHAKLNEVFNIN; encoded by the coding sequence ATGAATGCACATGATAATAAAGCAAAAGATTTTTTACCACAGCTAACCGGTTCATTTGCCCAACCTGCGGCAGAAAACCCAACTGTTGCAATGGTTGAAGCAGCCTATAAACACCACGGTTTGTATTTTAGATACATCAATTGTGAAGTGAGTCCAGAAAATCTGGAAACTGCGATACAAGGCGCTAAAGCGTTAGGATGGTCTGGTTTTAATTGTTCGATACCGCACAAGGTTGCTGTAATTAAATATCTAGATGGTCTTGGTGAATCTGCAAAACTCATAGGGGCAGTAAATACCATTGTAAAACGTGACGATAAATGGATAGGTGAGAACACAGACGGAAAAGGTTTTGTGCAGGCACTTAAACAGATTATAGATCCTGCACAAAAGCATATTACACTTTTTGGTGCTGGTGGTGCAGCTCGTGCAGTCGCTGTAGAACTTGCTCTTGCAGGGGCAAAAACAATAACTCTTGTAAATAGAAGTAGCGACCGGGCAGAAGAGGTAGTAACATTATTAAATGATAATACTCCCACTCAGGCGGTTTACAATTCGTGGGAGAACAGGTACACTATAGACCCTAAGACTCAAATTGTAATAAATGCAACCAGTGTGGGACTTTATCCTAATGTAGATCAGCAATTAAATATAGATTTTGATAGCATACATCCTAATATGGTTGTTGCTGATGGCATCCACAATCCGCCGGAAACGCACTTGTTGAAAACGGCTAAAGATAAAGGGTGCAAAACCGTAAATGGTATTCAAATGCTCGTTAATCAAGGTGTAATAGGTATAAAATACTGGACCGGTGTTGATGTTGATGCGCAGGTAATGCACGCTAAATTAAATGAGGTGTTTAATATAAATTAA
- the fucP gene encoding L-fucose:H+ symporter permease produces the protein MNTKTEKKAAVIPKNVLVPFLLVTLLFALWGFANAITDPMVQAFKKVLELSNSQAAWVQMAFYGGYFCMALPAALFMRKYSYKTGILIGLGLYAIGALLFYPAAVTQHFWFFCIALYVLTFGLAFLETAANPYVLAMGPKETATLRLNLAQAVNPVGLVAGLFIAQQFILKNIKSDDINNFSAMDEAAKALVRTSDLMAIRNPYVILGLVLIVVFVLFLAIKMPQSKEQEAMPGISKTFSDLGKNKKYVLGVIAQILYIGAQIMCWTYIYQYAEAKGIDGVTAGYYQIVAFIVFTVGRILGTYLLRFISSGKLLASFAVLAVAFVIGVITSSGEFGLYCLVGISFCMSLMFPTIYGITLEDLTEEQSKVGSAGLVMAIVGGALMPKLQGMIIDAGGTGVSDIQILGVAEVNFSFILPLLCFVYISWYGFYISSKHEASNAVSSEALAV, from the coding sequence ATGAATACTAAAACCGAAAAAAAAGCGGCCGTAATACCTAAAAATGTATTGGTCCCCTTTTTATTAGTAACCCTATTATTTGCCTTATGGGGTTTTGCAAATGCAATCACAGATCCAATGGTACAGGCCTTTAAGAAGGTTTTAGAATTATCTAATTCTCAAGCTGCGTGGGTACAGATGGCATTTTATGGAGGATATTTTTGTATGGCGCTACCGGCTGCTTTATTTATGCGTAAATACTCCTATAAGACAGGAATTTTAATCGGTTTAGGATTGTATGCAATAGGGGCATTACTGTTCTATCCTGCGGCTGTAACTCAGCATTTTTGGTTTTTCTGTATTGCGCTGTATGTCTTAACCTTTGGACTTGCATTTTTAGAAACAGCGGCCAACCCTTATGTGTTAGCAATGGGACCTAAAGAAACGGCAACTTTACGATTAAATTTAGCGCAGGCGGTAAATCCTGTGGGTTTAGTAGCCGGTCTTTTTATTGCACAACAATTCATTCTTAAAAATATTAAGTCTGACGATATCAACAATTTTAGCGCGATGGATGAAGCCGCTAAAGCATTAGTTCGTACTTCAGATTTAATGGCAATTCGTAACCCGTATGTGATTTTAGGCCTGGTACTTATTGTGGTATTTGTATTGTTTCTGGCTATAAAAATGCCTCAATCTAAAGAACAGGAAGCGATGCCAGGCATTTCTAAAACCTTTTCAGATTTAGGAAAAAACAAAAAATATGTACTAGGTGTAATCGCTCAAATTCTATACATAGGCGCTCAGATTATGTGTTGGACGTATATCTATCAATATGCAGAAGCTAAGGGGATAGATGGTGTTACCGCGGGTTATTATCAGATTGTTGCGTTTATAGTGTTTACTGTAGGACGTATTCTGGGAACTTATTTATTACGCTTTATAAGCTCGGGAAAGTTACTTGCAAGTTTTGCAGTGTTAGCCGTTGCCTTTGTAATAGGTGTTATTACCAGTTCAGGAGAATTTGGGTTGTATTGTCTGGTAGGTATTTCATTTTGTATGTCACTCATGTTTCCTACAATTTATGGGATTACTCTCGAAGATTTAACCGAAGAACAATCTAAAGTAGGCTCTGCAGGTTTAGTTATGGCTATTGTAGGTGGTGCATTAATGCCAAAATTACAAGGAATGATTATCGATGCAGGAGGTACTGGGGTTTCCGATATTCAGATTTTAGGCGTAGCCGAAGTCAACTTTTCGTTTATTTTACCCTTATTATGTTTTGTTTACATCAGCTGGTACGGCTTCTATATTTCAAGTAAACACGAGGCAAGTAATGCAGTTTCTTCTGAAGCACTTGCGGTATGA
- a CDS encoding DUF2892 domain-containing protein, translating to MDHGPFLLVLLILADILLVTRFFSICPVYIPFRINTKNKNRF from the coding sequence ATTGATCACGGGCCCTTTTTACTTGTATTGTTAATCTTGGCAGACATTCTATTAGTCACCCGTTTTTTTAGTATTTGTCCTGTCTATATTCCGTTTAGGATCAATACAAAAAATAAGAACAGGTTTTAA
- a CDS encoding carbohydrate kinase family protein, whose product MSKINQPTVFCYGEVLWDIFPEGKQAGGAPFNVAYNLKRMGIDTHMISRVGADDLGDKLITKIKGWDLPVEDLQLDTANPTGTVTATIDSNNEANYEIVTNVAWDFIELREDYKEQIKNADALIFGSLIARNTTSYNTLLELLELAPYKVFDVNIREPYFSIDVAKTLLAKCDLVKMNETELQTITQLLGQAYTTDDDCVNYIKERFNISGVIITMGSKGALYYEDTLKYNFPARPVTVKDTVGSGDAFLAGFVSKKLSGGSPVEAMKQAVSLGAFITSNAGACPEYVFKDFQEFCESELAFS is encoded by the coding sequence ATGAGTAAAATAAATCAACCCACCGTTTTTTGTTATGGGGAAGTACTTTGGGACATTTTTCCGGAAGGTAAACAAGCAGGCGGAGCGCCTTTTAATGTAGCATACAATTTAAAACGTATGGGCATAGATACGCATATGATTAGCAGAGTAGGAGCAGATGACCTGGGCGACAAATTAATTACTAAAATAAAAGGATGGGATCTTCCTGTAGAAGATTTACAACTTGATACAGCCAATCCTACGGGAACGGTAACTGCAACAATAGATTCTAATAATGAGGCTAATTACGAAATCGTTACTAATGTGGCCTGGGATTTTATTGAGCTTCGGGAAGACTATAAAGAGCAAATAAAGAATGCAGATGCATTAATTTTTGGTAGCCTTATTGCCAGAAATACTACTTCTTACAATACATTATTAGAACTTCTAGAATTGGCTCCTTATAAAGTATTTGACGTAAATATAAGAGAACCTTATTTCTCTATTGATGTAGCTAAAACGTTGTTAGCTAAATGTGATTTGGTTAAAATGAATGAAACCGAATTACAAACCATTACTCAGTTGTTAGGTCAAGCCTACACCACAGATGATGATTGTGTAAACTATATAAAAGAACGCTTCAATATTTCTGGAGTGATTATTACTATGGGAAGTAAGGGTGCATTGTACTATGAAGATACTCTCAAATATAATTTTCCTGCAAGGCCAGTTACCGTAAAAGATACGGTAGGTAGTGGTGATGCATTTCTGGCAGGGTTTGTATCAAAAAAACTTAGCGGTGGTTCTCCTGTAGAAGCGATGAAGCAAGCTGTTTCTTTAGGCGCATTTATAACTTCAAATGCAGGAGCCTGCCCAGAATATGTATTTAAAGACTTTCAGGAATTCTGCGAAAGTGAACTTGCATTTTCATAA
- a CDS encoding carbohydrate porin — MMTKFQGYFLIILMLSIYVGNAQIQITNKNFSFGTTGRIGFGYSPGIEGHTGRQLNLSGQGSLGGRMDQGDYIDLLPAFHFTPVNANKDSTVIDFQARLAFYSTNNTFLGNVSSGSINGIVTSLPEAFVEAKNIVGSEWSVWAGARYMRYDDVHITDYFYFDDHSAEGFGIKYKNTSFSMFFPAVIDTSSTNTTPYSYTNIIDGNQNLTYRQREVMVLEHTVNFKENHRLKLLAEYHTVPNISDNTDTTYPADNGYVIGAKLNSDLKTTLPGSFNQFAVRYGTGIANGGDNGNTQTWRTYGAPQVEDGTYAGAYSFTVVEHMLFNLNKRWSINPYAVFTKSKGGAKSADKATDFYGRSIYNRKTDVALGSRFLYYAKDWFHILTELHYTSRKNGNDPTAGMVKFTLAPTIVPTAERSAWARPHIRFIASVARYNDFAQNSLASPFLQQAGSKRFGTYFGVRSEWWIF, encoded by the coding sequence ATGATGACTAAATTTCAAGGATATTTTCTGATTATCCTAATGCTGAGTATATACGTAGGAAATGCGCAAATACAGATTACCAATAAGAACTTCTCTTTTGGCACAACCGGTCGTATAGGTTTTGGGTATTCTCCCGGAATAGAAGGACATACCGGTCGTCAGCTCAACTTATCGGGGCAAGGTTCCTTAGGAGGTAGAATGGATCAGGGAGATTATATAGATTTATTACCGGCTTTTCATTTTACACCAGTAAACGCAAATAAAGACAGCACGGTAATAGATTTTCAGGCGCGATTAGCTTTTTACTCTACTAATAATACTTTTTTAGGTAACGTGAGCTCGGGCTCAATAAATGGAATTGTAACCAGTTTGCCGGAGGCTTTTGTAGAAGCAAAAAACATAGTAGGTAGTGAATGGAGTGTGTGGGCTGGAGCACGATATATGCGTTATGATGATGTGCATATAACAGACTATTTTTATTTTGACGATCATTCTGCTGAAGGTTTCGGTATTAAATATAAAAACACCTCATTTTCGATGTTTTTTCCTGCGGTAATTGACACCTCGTCTACTAATACCACACCGTATTCCTATACAAACATAATAGATGGAAACCAGAACCTTACGTATCGTCAGCGGGAGGTTATGGTTCTGGAGCACACGGTAAATTTTAAAGAGAATCACCGTCTTAAATTACTTGCAGAATATCATACCGTTCCTAATATTTCAGATAATACAGATACAACTTATCCTGCAGATAACGGCTATGTGATAGGAGCTAAACTAAACTCTGATTTAAAAACAACACTTCCGGGTTCATTTAATCAGTTTGCGGTTAGATATGGTACTGGTATTGCTAATGGTGGCGATAACGGCAATACACAAACCTGGCGTACGTACGGAGCGCCACAGGTAGAAGACGGTACATATGCAGGAGCTTATTCTTTTACTGTAGTTGAGCATATGTTATTTAATTTGAATAAAAGATGGAGTATAAATCCGTATGCGGTTTTTACTAAAAGTAAAGGTGGCGCAAAATCAGCTGATAAAGCAACAGATTTTTACGGTCGCAGTATTTATAACCGAAAAACAGATGTAGCACTAGGAAGCAGGTTTTTGTATTATGCTAAAGACTGGTTTCATATATTAACAGAATTGCATTACACCAGTCGTAAAAATGGAAACGATCCTACTGCGGGAATGGTTAAATTTACGCTAGCACCTACGATTGTACCCACGGCAGAGCGCAGTGCTTGGGCACGACCGCATATTCGGTTTATAGCTTCAGTAGCACGATATAATGATTTTGCACAAAATAGTCTGGCTTCTCCATTTTTACAGCAAGCGGGGTCTAAACGCTTTGGGACATATTTTGGGGTACGATCAGAATGGTGGATTTTTTAA
- a CDS encoding Brp/Blh family beta-carotene 15,15'-dioxygenase, whose translation MIKITAISLSILLIVIGNFAEELLATDLVLKIALFLIATFGIIHGCNDLHLHRLNPTLKHFSLISRLILYLGLVGVFILLYLLSAQICLVSFVVFSAYHFGEEQLEERIFTDFKWNRLLYFVFGNCILLLLFTFNYIETLRFLNELQLPAIQQQTFVILCVGSLIMQFMMLLSLATLQIISFKSFILMQLELLLIAALFATTNLLIGFTTYFIFWHSIPSLKSQYILIKTKFSKQRFKAIALQSGGIYLIALTTLFSIFFLIESTSLMLNILLCVAIAITIPHILSIAGMYRR comes from the coding sequence ATGATAAAAATTACTGCCATTAGTTTATCTATACTGCTAATTGTTATTGGTAATTTTGCTGAAGAACTATTGGCGACCGATTTAGTTCTAAAAATAGCCTTGTTCTTAATTGCTACTTTTGGGATTATACACGGTTGTAACGATCTTCATCTTCACCGGCTCAACCCAACCTTAAAGCACTTTAGCTTAATAAGCCGATTAATTTTATACTTAGGGTTGGTAGGTGTATTTATACTTCTATATCTGTTGTCTGCGCAAATTTGCCTGGTGTCTTTTGTAGTATTTAGTGCTTATCATTTTGGTGAAGAACAACTTGAAGAACGAATTTTTACAGATTTTAAATGGAACCGATTACTTTATTTTGTTTTCGGAAACTGCATATTATTATTGCTTTTTACTTTTAATTATATAGAAACACTGCGTTTTTTAAATGAACTTCAGTTGCCGGCAATACAACAGCAAACATTTGTAATTTTGTGTGTAGGCAGTCTCATTATGCAGTTTATGATGCTCTTGTCTTTAGCCACTTTACAGATCATTTCCTTTAAAAGTTTTATACTCATGCAGCTTGAGTTACTGTTAATAGCCGCGTTATTTGCAACTACTAATTTGCTTATAGGCTTCACCACTTATTTTATATTTTGGCACAGTATCCCATCCTTAAAATCACAGTATATTTTGATTAAAACTAAATTTAGTAAGCAGCGGTTTAAAGCAATAGCGCTTCAAAGTGGGGGTATTTATTTAATAGCGCTTACGACCTTGTTTTCAATATTTTTTTTGATTGAAAGCACATCACTTATGCTTAATATATTACTCTGTGTGGCTATCGCTATTACAATACCGCATATTCTCTCAATCGCGGGAATGTATAGAAGATAA
- a CDS encoding helix-turn-helix domain-containing protein, whose translation MVSLRCKMMVKEELNKLGLHYVIIDLGFVEILENISLFQKNQLKSSLKKSGLELLDDKRSILIEKIKTIIIEMIHYTDEIPKVNYSDYISEKMNYDYTYLANIFSEVKGITIQQFIIMHKIEKAKELLIYGELNLCEISYKLHYSSPAHLSNQFKKVTGLTPTFYKQLKNKRMNNLEDF comes from the coding sequence ATGGTTAGTTTGCGATGTAAAATGATGGTTAAAGAAGAACTCAATAAGCTGGGGCTTCACTATGTCATAATAGACTTAGGTTTTGTTGAAATTCTTGAAAATATAAGTCTGTTTCAAAAAAACCAACTAAAATCAAGCCTTAAAAAATCTGGACTCGAATTACTTGACGATAAGCGAAGTATTTTAATTGAAAAAATAAAGACAATCATCATTGAGATGATTCACTATACTGATGAAATTCCGAAAGTAAATTATTCAGATTATATAAGTGAAAAAATGAATTATGATTACACCTATTTGGCTAATATATTTTCTGAAGTAAAGGGAATCACTATTCAACAGTTTATCATAATGCATAAGATCGAAAAAGCTAAAGAACTCCTTATCTACGGGGAATTAAATTTATGCGAGATTTCCTATAAGTTGCATTATAGCAGTCCTGCTCATTTATCAAATCAGTTTAAAAAAGTTACCGGTCTCACACCTACATTTTACAAACAATTAAAAAATAAACGGATGAATAATCTGGAAGATTTTTAA
- a CDS encoding DUF2231 domain-containing protein, with translation MITAPHLHALVIHFPIALLCVGFLSDLITVFSRNEFFKKSSLYLLLLGSLGAIVAYISGSYAGDGMTDGILQAPLELHEESATIMLWLAIITALIRVAMHFFNYQKLWAQWASFFLFAILVGFVARTGYLGGQLVFKHGAGIELALPDFQE, from the coding sequence ATGATAACAGCACCACATCTTCATGCATTGGTTATTCATTTTCCTATAGCCTTATTATGTGTAGGATTTTTATCTGATCTCATTACTGTTTTTAGCAGAAATGAATTCTTTAAAAAATCTTCATTGTACTTGCTTTTACTAGGTTCATTAGGTGCTATAGTAGCTTATATAAGCGGCAGTTATGCAGGTGATGGGATGACAGATGGTATACTTCAGGCACCTTTAGAATTACATGAAGAGTCTGCAACTATAATGCTTTGGTTGGCAATTATCACTGCCCTTATACGCGTTGCAATGCATTTCTTCAATTATCAAAAACTTTGGGCACAATGGGCGAGTTTTTTCCTATTTGCCATACTGGTAGGTTTTGTTGCCAGAACCGGCTATCTGGGTGGGCAGTTAGTCTTTAAACACGGTGCAGGTATTGAGTTAGCCTTACCAGATTTTCAAGAATGA
- a CDS encoding DUF2254 domain-containing protein: MLKVLKKILQSIALVPSVLALCFFVLAVLIISIDINYDEIAFLKKLVFNDKEDVQFVLAFLIGGIFTLTIFSYTMVMNVLNRNINNYSPRLIPMILSEKHHQIILGFTSGTIIYAMTLSIALNAKNSPEFPGIAAPLGVFFGIISVLLFIYFIHSVSRSIHINYIVKEAYVESYNTIKGLKKYESKLQKTDEKFNSSIDIVSVEVGYLKMPDLGQVERILDKHQVSISLHKHPGAFIRKNEQLISLSKSVSPEVQQSIYKLFPIDHTVPMDAIETGFKHLVEIGVKAMSPAINDPGTAITIIDYITQLFIDRSQLKTFNLFKTENNNNFHFKIVEIELLRDYCYLELYRYIKEDPIVRAHLLNSLEIVNALEGLTRLQIHMLDAKL; the protein is encoded by the coding sequence ATGCTTAAAGTTTTAAAGAAAATACTTCAAAGTATAGCGTTAGTACCTTCGGTGCTGGCGCTTTGCTTTTTTGTATTGGCCGTACTTATTATCTCAATAGATATTAACTACGATGAGATCGCATTCCTAAAGAAGCTAGTATTTAATGATAAAGAAGATGTTCAGTTTGTATTAGCTTTCTTAATTGGAGGCATTTTTACACTTACCATATTTAGTTATACTATGGTTATGAATGTTTTGAATAGAAATATAAATAATTATTCGCCGCGCTTAATTCCTATGATTTTAAGCGAAAAACATCATCAAATTATATTAGGCTTTACTAGTGGTACGATTATATATGCAATGACGCTTTCAATTGCTTTGAATGCAAAAAATAGTCCGGAATTTCCCGGTATTGCTGCACCATTAGGTGTGTTTTTTGGTATCATAAGTGTTTTGCTGTTTATCTATTTTATTCATAGTGTGTCCCGCAGTATTCATATAAATTATATCGTAAAAGAGGCATACGTAGAATCGTATAATACTATTAAAGGTTTAAAGAAGTATGAGTCTAAACTTCAAAAAACAGATGAGAAATTTAATTCTTCGATAGATATCGTTTCAGTGGAAGTGGGTTATCTAAAAATGCCAGATTTAGGTCAGGTAGAACGCATTTTAGATAAGCATCAGGTTTCTATTTCTTTACACAAACATCCGGGTGCATTTATTCGGAAAAACGAGCAATTAATTTCGCTATCTAAGTCTGTATCACCTGAAGTACAGCAATCTATTTATAAGCTCTTTCCAATAGATCATACAGTACCTATGGACGCGATTGAGACAGGTTTTAAACATCTAGTTGAAATAGGAGTGAAGGCTATGTCTCCCGCGATTAACGATCCCGGTACGGCTATTACTATAATAGATTACATTACCCAGCTATTTATAGACCGTTCTCAATTAAAAACCTTCAACCTTTTTAAAACGGAAAACAATAACAACTTCCATTTTAAAATAGTTGAGATAGAGCTGTTACGTGATTATTGCTATCTCGAGTTGTATCGTTATATTAAAGAAGACCCTATAGTACGCGCACATTTGCTCAATTCTTTAGAAATCGTAAATGCGCTAGAGGGTTTAACCAGGCTTCAAATTCATATGCTGGACGCAAAACTTTAA